In the genome of Mytilus trossulus isolate FHL-02 unplaced genomic scaffold, PNRI_Mtr1.1.1.hap1 h1tg000244l__unscaffolded, whole genome shotgun sequence, one region contains:
- the LOC134701518 gene encoding uncharacterized protein LOC134701518, producing MASLGGDFCNLCYDDDGPFTEAVTWCTKCEVLLCTDCEKQHTKSRTSKDHKTMSIKDYHKLPKLMLEISSQCRDHKKKFELYCAYHDCPCCVTCITDTHNKCQDLKPLSDILKQVKSSASVQLCEKDLNNVKENLEEIIKYLRRRIDANNNQKTKAAGQIRLMRKSIDDFLNKLEQEIFDDLESKHSKLKYKTNFLLQQVTQKAHEISQLQNEFSKMSQSATELQMFIGLREIEKTTSKVAKYIDELKSGDNLEEKNLEVRISSAQQTILQDVKSFGEININTSQSTLRIKPGRKNQAQNLVATDPRIEKIKPSMLRTLRIPEDMKYMYFNVCRILPDGKYLTLNHQSCTSHNLLLFDNDGIFERQVITFTEYVHDACFVRNNIVAVTLGSENQTTLVDIDKNIIIQTIKLSHSCCGVASDGRILMISNAEKSTIVNLNDKSQTILDEVGATGMSLFGGNIYATVFSDNKVCCYKETGEPLWTFQHHDIESPEGIAVDKHGFVYIISRGNNNFVVISPDGKTCKKILSEADGINFPVAIDIHREKRMMIVSSKIKEIGGDNDDWDYRMYQTALIYKI from the coding sequence atGGCCTCATTAGGTGGGGACTTTTGTAACCTATGTTATGATGATGACGGACCATTTACAGAAGCTGTCACATGGTGCACAAAATGTGAGGTGCTCCTATGTACAGACTGTGAAAAACAACACACAAAGTCAAGAACATCTAAGGACCATAAAACCATGTCAATTAAAGACTACCATAAATTACCAAAATTGATGCTAGAAATCAGTAGCCAGTGCCGAGACCACAAGAAAAAGTTTGAACTTTACTGTGCGTATCATGACTGTCCCTGCTGTGTCACATGTATCACAGATACTCAcaacaaatgtcaagatctgAAACCCCTGTCAGATATCCTGAAGCAAGTTAAATCATCTGCCTCTGTACAACTTTGCGAAAAAGATTTGAATAATGTGAAGGAAAATTTAGAGgagattataaaatatttacgcAGGAGGATTGATGCAAACAATAATCAGAAAACAAAAGCTGCTGGGCAAATTCGATTAATGAGAAAGTCAATAGATGATTTCTTGAACAAATTAGAACAAGAAATTTTTGATGACCTTGAATCAAAGCATTCAAAGCTAAAATATAAGACGAACTTCTTACTACAACAAGTCACACAGAAAGCCCATGAGATCAGCCAATTGCAAAACGAGTTTTCTAAAATGTCACAATCTGCAACTGAGCTACAAATGTTTATTGGTCTGAGAGAAATTGAGAAAACTACATCCAAAGTTGCAAAATACATAGATGAATTAAAAAGTGGAGACAATTTGGAGGAAAAGAACTTAGAGGTAAGAATTTCCTCCGCCCAGCAAACCATTTTGCAAGATGTCAAATCGTTTGGTGAAATCAACATAAATACCAGTCAATCTACTCTTCGAATTAAACCCGGAAGAAAAAATCAAGCACAGAACTTAGTAGCAACTGATCCTAGAATTGAAAAGATTAAACCATCAATGTTGAGAACTCTGCGAATTCCAGAAgatatgaaatatatgtatttcaatGTTTGCCGGATATTACCTGATGGAAAGTATCTAACTCTTAACCATCAAAGTTGTACAAGTCATAACCTCCTGTTATTTGATAATGATGGCATCTTTGAAAGACAAGTAATTACATTCACCGAATATGTTCATGATGCTTGCTTTGTCAGAAATAATATAGTGGCTGTCACATTAGGATCAGAAAACCAGACAACCCTGGTGGATATAGACAAGAATATAattattcaaacaattaaaCTATCTCATTCCTGTTGTGGAGTAGCAAGTGATGGTCGCATATTGATGATCAGCAATGCTGAGAAAAGTACTATTGTTAATCTGAATGATAAATCTCAAACAATCTTAGATGAAGTTGGAGCAACAGGTATGTCATTATTTGGAGGAAATATTTATGCTACCGTTTTCTCTGACAACAAAGTCTGCTGCTACAAAGAAACTGGAGAACCTCTGTGGACATTTCAGCATCATGACATTGAAAGTCCAGAAGGAATTGCAGTAGACAAGCATggctttgtttatataatttctcGTGGAAACAACAACTTCGTGGTAATATCACCAGATGGTAAAACCTGTAAGAAAATACTATCAGAAGCTGATGGAATCAATTTTCCTGTCGCAATAGACATACACAGAGAAAAAAGAATGATGATAGTGTCAAGTAAGATAAAAGAAATAGGTGGTGATAATGATGATTGGGATTATAGAATGTACCAAACAGctttaatctataaaatttga